One Alligator mississippiensis isolate rAllMis1 chromosome 1, rAllMis1, whole genome shotgun sequence genomic window carries:
- the C1H11orf87 gene encoding uncharacterized protein C11orf87 homolog: protein MISGGSSASPLPPGAPPAPSRPPPASSMSARLSKERRLSLPPCLANRTSAGSACVAQVGQLFQSFSSALVLVVLVALILGLVLLSLATFHVHKRRMKKRKMQRAQEEYERDHCSSRGPQPGAGAGKPPGRDARLGRAPQDSGAARPSQPRLDTAGAGLLQSVVLS from the exons ATGATATCAG GCGGGAGCTCCGCCAGCCCCCTGCCGCCgggggcccccccagccccgtcCCGGCCTCCGCCAGCCTCCTCCATGAGTGCCCGGCTGTCCAAGGAGCGGAGGCTGTCCCTGCCGCCCTGCCTCGCCAACCGGACCAGCGCCGGCAGCGCCTGCGTGGCGCAAGTGGGGCAGCTCTTCCAGTCCTTCTCGTCCGCGCTGGTGCTGGTCGTGCTGGTCGCCCTCATCCTCGGCCTCGTGCTCCTCTCGCTCGCCACCTTCCACGTCCACAAGCGCAGGATGAAGAAGCGGAAGATGCAGAGGGCGCAGGAGGAGTATGAGCGGGACCACTGCAGCAGCCGGGGCCcgcagcccggggccggggccgggaagCCCCCCGGGAGAGACGCCCGCCTGGGCCGGGCCCCGCAGGACTCGGGCGCCGCccgcccctcccagccccgcttGGACACGGCGGGCGCGGGACTCCTGCAAAGCGTGGTGCTGTCCTGA